One segment of Aquimarina sp. BL5 DNA contains the following:
- a CDS encoding sensor histidine kinase: MLINKKKRIKYLGFDDFWFIIIGILILSFITDYLFSNSFVRHPFGKAIISWSVSLFFSTCDWFIIRSIMIFLRKRLPSFKDNSKRIFLFFIAIVSTVFLVDFFGNIILSFILGLNYNPLSRAKILLPIILISTMTMAIYEAIYFYIRLKKSIREEEQAKQMIVQTQLDTLRNQAQPHFFFNTLNTLRDIIDQNSKEDAKEFVDKLSDVYRFILESGNANLISLRDELKFAKSYIHIQSERFGNNLKVNWDIPKVSLNAMIVPMSLQLLLENAIKHNVISRSKPLVILVATKNNFLIVTNEIQPKSTQIPSTKLGLKNIEKRYTLISSKPIEIKNDGNQFIVSLPLLELSDQKNKYAGINH; this comes from the coding sequence ATGTTAATTAATAAAAAGAAGCGCATAAAATACTTAGGTTTTGATGACTTTTGGTTTATTATCATAGGGATTTTAATTCTTAGCTTCATTACAGATTACCTTTTTAGTAATTCATTTGTACGACATCCTTTCGGTAAGGCTATTATTAGTTGGAGTGTATCCCTTTTCTTTTCTACTTGTGATTGGTTTATTATTCGTTCCATCATGATTTTTTTACGAAAAAGATTACCCAGTTTTAAAGATAATTCAAAGCGTATCTTTTTGTTCTTTATCGCCATTGTGAGTACTGTTTTTTTAGTAGATTTTTTCGGCAACATAATATTATCTTTTATTTTGGGATTGAACTATAATCCTTTATCCAGAGCTAAAATATTGCTTCCTATTATTTTGATTAGTACCATGACCATGGCGATATATGAGGCTATTTATTTCTATATAAGACTTAAGAAATCAATAAGAGAAGAAGAACAAGCAAAGCAAATGATCGTACAAACACAATTAGACACGCTTAGAAATCAAGCACAGCCACACTTTTTCTTTAATACTCTTAATACACTGCGTGATATCATTGATCAAAATTCTAAAGAGGATGCAAAAGAATTTGTAGACAAACTATCGGATGTATATCGTTTTATATTGGAGTCTGGAAACGCAAATCTAATTTCACTTAGAGATGAATTAAAATTCGCAAAGTCCTATATTCATATACAATCAGAAAGATTTGGGAATAACCTGAAAGTGAATTGGGATATTCCAAAAGTTTCATTAAATGCTATGATTGTACCTATGAGTCTTCAGCTTTTATTAGAAAACGCCATAAAACATAATGTCATTTCGAGATCAAAACCATTAGTAATATTAGTAGCAACTAAAAATAATTTTCTCATCGTAACTAATGAGATTCAACCTAAATCAACACAAATACCTTCTACAAAATTGGGACTAAAAAATATCGAAAAACGCTATACATTAATTTCTAGTAAACCAATCGAAATAAAAAATGATGGAAATCAATTCATTGTTTCTCTTCCATTGTTAGAACTTTCTGATCAAAAAAATAAGTATGCAGGTATTAATCATTGA
- a CDS encoding LytTR family DNA-binding domain-containing protein codes for MQVLIIEDEPRAANQLQSKLASCNFKYQLLDIIDTVEDAVKWFQKNTAPDLVFMDIQLADGLSFEIFQKADVDVPIIFTTAFDQYAIQAFKVNSIDYLLKPIQQDELDSALNKFTKSNKQPTVDPGVLKKLLDSMQIVTNNRIGILVKDGNGFVQIKVSDLLYFYSEDSITFGVTSNKRYIINETMDQLFNSLNSDEFYKINRGQIISKNSIQKIDSYFNHRVKLSISNSRDQEFIVSRQKTNDFKEWLNS; via the coding sequence ATGCAGGTATTAATCATTGAAGACGAACCAAGAGCGGCAAATCAATTACAAAGTAAGCTTGCTTCTTGTAATTTTAAGTATCAATTATTAGATATCATCGATACCGTTGAAGATGCTGTAAAATGGTTTCAAAAAAACACTGCTCCCGATTTAGTTTTTATGGATATCCAATTGGCAGATGGATTAAGTTTTGAAATTTTTCAGAAAGCAGATGTTGATGTCCCAATCATTTTTACCACAGCTTTTGATCAATATGCTATTCAGGCGTTTAAAGTAAATAGCATAGATTATTTATTAAAACCTATACAGCAAGATGAATTAGATAGCGCCCTAAATAAATTTACCAAATCCAATAAACAACCTACAGTCGATCCAGGTGTATTAAAAAAATTACTTGACAGCATGCAGATTGTAACCAATAATCGAATAGGGATTTTGGTTAAAGATGGAAACGGATTTGTGCAAATTAAGGTTTCTGATCTTCTATATTTTTATTCTGAGGATAGCATCACCTTCGGAGTAACTTCTAATAAGAGATATATTATTAACGAAACTATGGATCAATTATTTAATTCACTGAATTCTGATGAATTCTATAAAATAAATCGTGGGCAAATTATTTCTAAAAATTCAATTCAGAAAATAGATTCATATTTTAATCATCGAGTTAAACTTTCTATTTCAAACTCAAGAGATCAAGAATTTATAGTAAGTAGACAAAAGACAAATGACTTTAAAGAATGGTTAAACAGCTGA